Proteins from a genomic interval of Pradoshia eiseniae:
- a CDS encoding NAD(P)-dependent oxidoreductase, with protein MNEEDVNFLGGLLMEKQTIGFIGLGVMGKSMARNIMKAGYPIIGYSRTKGKCQDLIEEGMEWADTVEDVAVKAGIIITMVGFPSDVEEVYLGNHGLINRAKAGTYLVDMTTSAPRLAKKLYEAGKEKGIHVLDAPVSGGDIGARNAALTIMAGGEYQVFEALLPLLQTMGSNIVYQGEAGAGQHTKLCNQIAIASNMIGVCESLVYAKRAGLDPENVLKSISGGAAGSFSLTNLAPRILKGDFEPGFYIKHFIKDLKIVLDETEALGLEFPGVSLAKSLYDELANEGLGEEGTQALYKYWK; from the coding sequence ATAAATGAAGAAGATGTGAACTTTTTGGGGGGCTTATTGATGGAAAAACAGACAATTGGCTTTATTGGGTTAGGTGTAATGGGGAAAAGCATGGCAAGAAATATTATGAAGGCCGGCTATCCTATAATCGGCTATTCAAGAACAAAAGGGAAATGCCAAGATTTAATCGAAGAAGGCATGGAATGGGCAGATACGGTTGAGGATGTGGCCGTAAAAGCAGGGATTATTATCACGATGGTCGGATTTCCCTCAGATGTGGAAGAAGTCTACTTAGGCAATCATGGTTTAATCAATAGAGCGAAGGCAGGAACCTATTTGGTCGATATGACAACGTCTGCTCCGCGGCTTGCCAAGAAACTATATGAAGCAGGGAAAGAGAAGGGAATCCATGTACTGGATGCACCTGTTTCTGGTGGAGATATCGGTGCAAGAAATGCCGCGCTTACCATAATGGCAGGCGGAGAATATCAAGTCTTTGAGGCATTACTTCCACTTTTGCAAACAATGGGCTCTAATATCGTCTATCAAGGAGAGGCAGGTGCAGGCCAGCATACAAAGCTTTGCAATCAGATTGCCATTGCCAGCAATATGATAGGGGTTTGCGAATCATTAGTATATGCCAAAAGAGCAGGACTTGACCCAGAGAATGTGCTTAAGAGCATTTCAGGCGGAGCGGCAGGCAGTTTTTCATTGACGAATCTTGCTCCGAGAATCTTAAAGGGAGACTTCGAGCCTGGTTTTTATATTAAGCATTTCATTAAGGATTTGAAGATTGTGCTTGATGAAACAGAGGCGCTTGGTCTTGAATTCCCGGGTGTATCATTAGCGAAATCGTTATATGATGAGCTCGCAAATGAAGGACTGGGAGAAGAGGGTACACAAGCGTTATATAAATATTGGAAATAA
- the ptsP gene encoding phosphoenolpyruvate--protein phosphotransferase, producing MTAMLNGIAASNGIVIAKAYRLIEPDLTVSKKSIEDTETELARLDNAVKKAQSELEAIREKVKVEQGEDKAAIFDAHILVLNDPELLGAVQEKVKSENINAEFALREIADMFITMFEQMDNEYMKERAADIRDVTKRVISHLLNVQIPNPSMISEEVIVVAEDLTPSDTAQLNRDFVKGFTTDIGGRTSHSAIMARSLEIPAVVGTKQATGSIQNGDIIILDGLKGEVHINPTPELIEQYEKAAEAYAQQKLEWAKLVNEKTVTADGHHVELAANIGTPNDLSGVISNGGEAVGLYRTEFLYMGRENLPSEDEQFESYKAVLEGMEGKPVVVRTLDIGGDKELPYLDLPKEMNPFLGFRAIRLCLEEKDIFRTQLRALLRASVYGNLRIMFPMIATLDEFRAAKAILEEEKAKLVQEGIQVSDSIQLGIMVEIPSTAVLADQFAKEVDFFSIGTNDLIQYTMAADRMNERVSYLYQPYNPAILRLVKMVIDAAHKEGKWAGMCGEMAGDELAIPLLVGLGLDEFSMSATSILRARSQIKTLSLTDMQELAEKALQMQTASQTVELVKEATAKK from the coding sequence ATGACAGCGATGTTAAACGGAATAGCAGCATCTAATGGGATTGTCATAGCAAAAGCTTATCGTTTAATTGAACCTGATTTAACTGTTAGCAAGAAATCGATTGAGGATACTGAGACAGAGCTAGCGCGTCTTGATAACGCTGTTAAGAAAGCCCAATCAGAATTGGAAGCCATCCGTGAGAAAGTAAAAGTAGAACAAGGTGAAGACAAAGCGGCAATTTTTGACGCTCATATCCTTGTTTTAAATGACCCTGAATTGCTTGGTGCAGTTCAAGAAAAAGTGAAATCAGAGAACATTAATGCTGAATTTGCGTTGCGCGAAATTGCAGACATGTTCATTACGATGTTTGAACAAATGGATAATGAATACATGAAAGAACGTGCTGCTGATATTCGTGATGTTACGAAGCGTGTTATCAGCCACTTACTTAATGTACAAATCCCTAACCCGAGCATGATCTCCGAAGAGGTAATTGTCGTTGCGGAAGATTTAACACCGTCTGACACAGCACAATTGAACAGAGATTTTGTAAAAGGATTCACAACTGATATCGGCGGGCGTACTTCTCACTCTGCTATCATGGCTCGTTCACTTGAAATCCCAGCTGTTGTTGGGACAAAGCAAGCAACTGGGTCGATTCAAAATGGGGATATCATCATCCTTGATGGCCTTAAAGGTGAGGTTCACATCAATCCAACACCAGAATTGATTGAACAGTATGAGAAGGCGGCTGAAGCATATGCACAGCAAAAACTTGAATGGGCTAAGCTTGTAAATGAGAAAACCGTTACGGCAGATGGCCATCATGTTGAGCTTGCAGCAAATATCGGTACGCCAAATGACCTGTCTGGTGTAATTTCAAATGGCGGGGAAGCAGTGGGCCTTTACAGAACTGAGTTCCTTTACATGGGCCGTGAAAATCTGCCTTCTGAAGATGAACAGTTTGAATCCTATAAAGCCGTTCTCGAAGGCATGGAAGGAAAGCCTGTTGTGGTTCGTACACTTGATATTGGTGGCGATAAGGAGCTTCCATACTTAGATCTTCCTAAGGAAATGAATCCATTCCTAGGTTTCCGTGCAATCCGTTTATGTCTTGAAGAAAAAGATATCTTCAGAACGCAATTAAGAGCCCTTTTGAGAGCATCTGTTTATGGAAACCTGCGTATCATGTTCCCAATGATTGCTACATTGGATGAATTCCGTGCAGCGAAGGCAATCCTTGAAGAAGAGAAAGCGAAATTGGTTCAAGAAGGAATTCAAGTATCTGATTCCATCCAACTTGGAATCATGGTTGAAATTCCATCTACAGCCGTTCTTGCTGATCAATTCGCGAAAGAGGTTGACTTCTTCAGTATTGGAACAAACGACTTGATCCAATACACAATGGCTGCAGACCGTATGAATGAACGGGTTTCGTACCTGTACCAGCCATATAACCCGGCAATCTTGCGTCTTGTTAAGATGGTGATTGATGCAGCGCATAAAGAGGGTAAATGGGCAGGCATGTGTGGAGAAATGGCAGGCGATGAGCTAGCAATCCCACTTCTTGTCGGTTTAGGATTGGACGAGTTCTCAATGAGCGCGACTTCTATCCTTCGTGCTCGTTCGCAAATCAAAACTTTGTCATTAACAGATATGCAAGAATTGGCTGAAAAGGCATTGCAAATGCAAACAGCATCCCAAACTGTCGAACTAGTTAAGGAAGCTACAGCAAAGAAATAA
- a CDS encoding phosphocarrier protein HPr, whose protein sequence is MVQKSFHVIDETGIHARPATLLVQTAGKFNSDINLEYKEKKVNLKSIMGVMSLGIGGGSDITISAEGSDEQEALNAIEETLTKEGLAK, encoded by the coding sequence TTGGTACAAAAATCTTTTCACGTAATCGACGAAACAGGAATTCACGCACGTCCAGCGACTTTGCTAGTTCAAACAGCAGGTAAATTCAACTCTGATATTAATTTAGAATATAAAGAAAAGAAAGTGAACTTGAAATCCATTATGGGTGTTATGTCCCTTGGTATTGGCGGTGGCTCTGATATCACGATTTCTGCAGAAGGCAGCGATGAGCAAGAAGCATTGAATGCAATCGAAGAGACTCTTACTAAAGAAGGCTTGGCTAAGTAA
- a CDS encoding SDR family NAD(P)-dependent oxidoreductase — protein MVNKESVVVVTGAANGIGREIVKLYGELGANVILVDQDRKGGEEAAATLKDAGVNALFIEGDVGEEATALHVMDVIRGQFGHLDILINNAGVSAFVPLLEMTTEQWDRIIHSNLRSVFLFAREGSKLMEENGCIINIASTRAFQSEPDSEAYAATKGGIIALTHALSASLAEKRIRVNAVSPGWIETKEYEELREKDHEQHFSKRVGTPADIARLCLFLSDSRNNFINGENIIVDGGMTKKMIYE, from the coding sequence ATGGTGAATAAAGAATCAGTTGTAGTGGTAACCGGAGCTGCAAATGGAATTGGAAGAGAGATTGTAAAGCTTTATGGCGAGCTAGGGGCAAATGTTATCTTAGTTGATCAGGATAGAAAGGGCGGAGAGGAGGCAGCCGCTACCTTAAAGGATGCAGGTGTGAATGCATTATTCATTGAGGGGGATGTCGGTGAAGAAGCGACAGCTCTTCATGTAATGGATGTTATTCGAGGGCAGTTCGGACATCTTGATATCTTAATTAATAATGCTGGTGTGTCTGCTTTTGTTCCGTTGCTTGAAATGACGACAGAACAATGGGATCGTATTATTCATTCTAATTTACGATCTGTATTTTTGTTTGCCCGGGAAGGTTCGAAGTTAATGGAGGAGAATGGATGTATCATCAATATTGCATCCACAAGAGCCTTTCAATCAGAACCTGATTCGGAAGCCTATGCAGCGACAAAAGGAGGAATTATAGCCCTGACTCATGCCTTAAGTGCATCATTGGCTGAAAAAAGGATACGTGTCAATGCTGTTAGCCCGGGCTGGATAGAGACGAAGGAATACGAAGAGCTGCGTGAAAAGGACCATGAACAGCATTTCTCCAAGAGAGTGGGCACTCCAGCTGATATAGCTAGATTATGCTTATTCCTAAGCGATTCACGCAATAATTTCATAAATGGAGAGAATATTATCGTGGATGGTGGCATGACGAAAAAAATGATTTATGAGTAA
- a CDS encoding sigma-70 family RNA polymerase sigma factor has translation MEEFENIAEQYTPLIHHMIKRLNIYKDKEEFIQIGLIALWEASRAFDPAKGQFMSYAFTTIKGRMLSHIQKTNKIHDRETSKEVELEDSAQHEMMTLEWLIPRAFLDSLTPNQSCWLFHHIQHGKTTAEIAKDCLTTTASVKSWKRTTIKKLQAYYRLHPEAFS, from the coding sequence ATGGAGGAATTCGAAAACATAGCTGAACAATATACGCCATTGATTCATCACATGATTAAGCGGTTAAATATCTATAAAGATAAGGAGGAGTTTATTCAGATTGGCCTGATTGCACTTTGGGAGGCAAGCAGGGCCTTCGATCCCGCCAAAGGACAATTTATGTCCTACGCATTTACGACCATAAAAGGTAGGATGCTGTCACATATACAGAAAACAAACAAAATCCATGACAGGGAGACAAGCAAAGAAGTAGAATTGGAGGACTCTGCTCAACATGAGATGATGACGCTCGAATGGCTCATTCCAAGAGCCTTCCTCGATTCTTTAACACCTAATCAATCTTGCTGGCTGTTCCATCACATCCAGCATGGCAAAACCACGGCAGAAATCGCTAAAGACTGTCTCACAACCACCGCATCCGTAAAATCGTGGAAACGGACAACGATTAAGAAGCTACAAGCATACTATAGATTACACCCAGAAGCTTTTTCATGA
- a CDS encoding YkvS family protein, with protein MKKANVGNIIEFRDGLRGVVEKVNENSVIVDLTLMENYRDLELEEKTVVNHKNYTIVNEL; from the coding sequence ATGAAAAAAGCCAATGTAGGAAACATCATTGAATTCCGTGATGGCTTGCGCGGAGTTGTTGAAAAGGTAAATGAGAATTCTGTTATTGTCGACTTAACCTTAATGGAGAACTACCGGGACCTTGAGCTAGAAGAGAAAACAGTCGTCAATCATAAAAATTATACAATTGTCAACGAGCTATAA